GAAGTAGCAAAGGCAGAACATGACTTTGATCCAGTAAAGGATTCGGAAGAATTTAAAAAAGTGATATATAATTAATGAAAATATAATGTAAAGAGTGAGTAGAAGTTGGGAGGACTTGATGTGTTTAATGTATTAGTTGTTGATGATGAAAAAGAAATACGAGATGCAATAGAAATATACTTGAGAGGTGAGAATTGGAAGGTATTTAAAGCTCAAGATGGAATAGAAGCTTTAGATATTCTTGAACAAGAAAAAATACATTTGATTATATTGGATATCATGATGCCTAGACTTGATGGAATAAGAACATGTTTAAAAATACGAGAAAAGCAAAATTTACCTATAATAATGTTATCTGCAAAAGGAGAAGATTCAGATAAGATATTAGGTTTAAATGTAGGCGCAGATGATTATATAACAAAACCATTTAATCATTTAGAATTGGTGGCAAGAGTAAAATCACAATTAAGGAGATATGAAAAGCCTCTAAGTGTTGAAGAGGGTAAGGACATAATTACAGTTAAAGACTTAGTTATAGATACTATTGCGAAAAAAATCACTTTACGTGGAGAGGAAATTAAAGTGACAGCAACAGAATATAAAATACTTCATTTATTAGCATCAAATTTAGGGAAAGTTTTCTCAATAAAAGAAATATACGAAAATGTATGGGAAGAAATATTTTATAAGAGTGAAAATACTGTAACAGTACATATTAGAAGAATAAGAGAAAAAATAGAAATAAACACAAAAGAGCCTGAGTATATTAAGGTGGTGTGGGGGATTGGATATAAGATTGAAAAGGAAGATTAAAATATATTTTAGTAGTATTTATCTTATTGATGTAATATTAATAGCGTTGAGTACTCTAATTTTACTTTCAAACTTGGGAGATTATATTCAAGTAAATAGAATACAACATGATTTAGCAATTAACAGAGTCAATAGAGATAAAATAGAATTAATTATATTAATAGCTATTGATTTAGTTTTTATGTTAAAGATAATTTGGATAGTTCGGATTAATCCTAAAAATCCAAAGGTACAGTCTCGTATTATTAGTAATATGATTTTTGTAATAAAAAATGGATTTCTTTATAAAGAAACAAGAAGCACGTTAATAGTATCGATATTGTTAGTATTGGTATTATTGATTGCTTACCTATATTTTCTTGCAACAGGAGGATATGAGAATAATATTTTTGTTAAGTTTTTTCAGACATATCCATTTAAAGGAACTATTTTTGTAATTATAATTATATTTTTAACTATGATGTATGCATTGAAAAAAACATTAGATATAATTGTTGTTAATGAAGCTCTTAGGCGAGTAGGACAAGGAAACTTAGATAAAGATATAAAGTTAGATGGTTCGCAAGCAATAAGAGAATTGGCTGAAAATATTAATTTAATTAAGGCGGGATACAAAGAGATTTTAGAAAATGGGGTTCGTAATGAAAAATTGAAGACTGAACTAATATCTAATGTATCTCATGATTTAAAAACACCATTAACTTCAATAATAAATTATGTAAATATACTGAAGAATGGTGAAATAACTGAAGAAGAAAGGGAAGAATATTTATCTATATTAGAAAGAAAATCTCTGCGATTAAAAGTTTTAATTGAAGATTTGTTTGAAATGTCAAAAATCAATAGTGGTAAAATTAAATTAAATAGGGATCTAATAGACATAGTATCATTGATACATCAAAATATAGGTGAATATAGTACTTTATATGAAGAAAAAAA
The window above is part of the Clostridium saccharoperbutylacetonicum N1-4(HMT) genome. Proteins encoded here:
- a CDS encoding response regulator transcription factor, whose protein sequence is MFNVLVVDDEKEIRDAIEIYLRGENWKVFKAQDGIEALDILEQEKIHLIILDIMMPRLDGIRTCLKIREKQNLPIIMLSAKGEDSDKILGLNVGADDYITKPFNHLELVARVKSQLRRYEKPLSVEEGKDIITVKDLVIDTIAKKITLRGEEIKVTATEYKILHLLASNLGKVFSIKEIYENVWEEIFYKSENTVTVHIRRIREKIEINTKEPEYIKVVWGIGYKIEKED
- a CDS encoding sensor histidine kinase, whose amino-acid sequence is MDIRLKRKIKIYFSSIYLIDVILIALSTLILLSNLGDYIQVNRIQHDLAINRVNRDKIELIILIAIDLVFMLKIIWIVRINPKNPKVQSRIISNMIFVIKNGFLYKETRSTLIVSILLVLVLLIAYLYFLATGGYENNIFVKFFQTYPFKGTIFVIIIIFLTMMYALKKTLDIIVVNEALRRVGQGNLDKDIKLDGSQAIRELAENINLIKAGYKEILENGVRNEKLKTELISNVSHDLKTPLTSIINYVNILKNGEITEEEREEYLSILERKSLRLKVLIEDLFEMSKINSGKIKLNRDLIDIVSLIHQNIGEYSTLYEEKNISFKVTSQQDAVYMELDGKMMSRALENIIINALKYSLDNTRVYVDINIEDNYLKIGVKNIASYEMQFNDDEMFERFARGDKSRNSKVEGSGLGLAITKSIIELHDGEVKIKKEGDMFKIYLILPLKK